The nucleotide sequence CACGTTCCGCGGAACCACGAGCGGCTGACTTGGCTTTCCGTTTCCGATTGCCCATGACGTTGACGTTAACTGCCGGACCTGAAACGCACGGCCGGCACACATACCCGAGCGTTGGCTCGACCGCGTGGTTCTCGAATCTACCGCGTGCCTCCCGCCGCACCGTTCGGGCTGCGCCGGCTCACCTGCTCGAGCTTCTCCAGGCGATCCGCCACGACGTTGTGAGCGCGGTAGGGATCAACCTCCAGGGCCTGGTTGTAATAGGCCCGAGCTTCATCCGCCTTGCCGGTCATCGCGCGGAGATCGCCCATGGCGATGTACCCGCCGCCGTGCTTCGGATCAACTTCGATCGCCTTCTTGATGAGCTCTTCAGCCTCCGCAAGCCGGCCCTTGAGCATGGCGATCTGGCCCAGCAGCGTATACACGTTGGAGTCTTCGCGAATCGCATTGCACTTGCGGAAACTCTCTTCCGCCTCATCGAAACGCTGGGTCCACGCGCAGATCAGGCCCAGGCGATACAGCGCCTGACGGTCGTTGGGTGACAGCTCCACCGCCCGTCGAGCCTTCGACAGCGCTTCGTCCATCCGCCCCTCATCCGCCAGACGCTCCGCCTCCTGCACCAGCCGGTAGGTCGGAAGCATGTCCCGCGGATTGGGCAACTCCCCGTCCATCGCCGGACGCTCCCCCGGATCCCTGCCGAAGTACCCCAGTGACCGCAGCCGATCAATCGACTCCGGGTCCAGTTCCAGCGCCGTCTCCGCAACCTCCTGCGCCGAGGGACTGTTCCGCACCTGTTCCGCAAGCGCTTGGGCCAGCTTCCCGACCTCCTCCTGCTGCGCGGGCGTGAGCTGCGGAAAGAGGTTGTTCAACTCGTGCGGATCAGCCCGCAGATCGTAATATTCCGGTTTGGGCGCGTGGATGTACTTGTCGTCGTGCCGCCGGAGGGCATACAGAGGGGCCCAACCGTTCTCCAGATAAGTCTCCAGTGTTTCCATGTAGATCATTCGTTCGGGATCACCCTCGATGGAAAGGAGACTCCTTCCATCCAGAGACTCGACCGGCTCCAGTCCCGCCAGTTCGACGACCGTCGGGAAGATGTCCACCAGACCCACGCTGAACTTGTCAACCACGGCCCCGCCCGTCGCCCCGCCGCTCCAGACGATCAGCGGAACACGCTGCGTGGCCTCGTAGAGCGTCCGCCCGTGAGAAAACTCATCGTGTTCATTGAGGCTCTCGCCGTGATCGCCCACCACGACGACCAGAGTCCGATCCGATCGCGGACTCTGACGGATCGCCTCCATGATCCGCCCGAGCTGCGCATCCATATAGGCGATCTCACCGTCATAAGGCCTCCCGGCGAACTGCGTCGCGTATGGCTCGGGCGGCACATACGGATCATGAGGATCGTAATAGTGGACCCATAGAAAATAGGGACGATCGTTGTCGCGACGCTTCATCCACGCCAGGGCCGCGTCGGTCACTTCCGACGCCGGACGCCGACTGTCCAGACCGCCGAACGCCACGCCCGGCGTCTCCACCTTCGCGTCGAACAGTGCCATGCCCTGCGCCAATCCGAATCGGCCGTCGAGCACGAACGCGGAAACAAAGCCCGCCGTGTCGTAGCCCGCGTCTTGAAATCGCTCGGATAGCGTCGTGAACGAGTCGTCCAGCCGGTAAGCACCGTTGCTCCGCACGCCGTGACTCGTCGGATTCAATCCCGTCAATATGCTCGCGTGCGCCGGCAGAGTCAGTGGAACGGGAGAAATGGCATCGTCGAACCAAATTCCCTCGGCCGCCAACCGATCAAGCGTGGGCGTTCGCGCGCCCGCATACCCGTAGCAGCCGATGTGATCCGCTCTCGTCGTGTCCAGCGTGACCAGCAGGACGTCGAATCCCTTGGCGGAGCCCGCGTGCAGCCCGGCCGGCACACCGCTCGAATCCGACCGTATCAGCGCAAGCGACGCCCAGACCGCCGCCGCTGCGGCAACCAGCAACACCACGAGTGCGACGCGTCCGCCGGTCCGCGGTGAACCCTTTCCCGCGTTCCCTCCGGATTTCGACGCGCCCGACGTCGCCTTTTGCTTTCTCTTCGACGCGCTCAAGAAGCATCCTCGACCCGCATACGCCCCGCGCCCCGCAACTGCGCCCATTCGTCCCAGGAAAAGGCCACCACGAACCAGATGAACGTCGGCACCATGAACGACGACGTGGGATTCTGCACCAGTACCTCTTCCAACCCGTTGATGAGCTTCAACCCGAAGCTGCCCATCTCCCAGACGGCGTATTTCTTTTCCGCCATGAAGAGCGCCTTCCCGGCAATCAGCAGGCTCAGGCGGAACGCAATGAACGCATGCACCAGCAGCATGCCCCACAGCAGGGCCCATCCCTTTCGAGACCAGCTCATCGGCTTCGCCAGCACCAGCGCCAGGAGCCAGACCGTCGGCCAGTATCCCACCAGCCGGCTGCTCGTGAGCAGCAGGCCGAATCCCGCCTCCGGCTTGCTGACGTTACGAACGATCAGAAGCGTCCCCTGCTTGTCCGCCGGCTCCGGCGCACGAAACGACTTCGACAGCGTGCCCGGTGTCAGGGCCTCGATTTCCGAACGCAGCGCGAATTCACTCTGCCGCACGTCCACGAAATGCACCCGCCCGTCTCCCCAGAACCAGAACCGGTGGAACAACACGTTGCCGGCCGCGCGGAATACCCTCGCGTACCCTCGTTCCACGCCGGGCCACGGATACAGCAAAACCACCGACAGCAGCGAGAGAACGAGCGTGAACTGCAGAATGTACCTAGGTTTGAGCATGGGCCGTCGCCAGCGCCGACCGTCGGCGCGCCTCCCACGCCGCCCATCCCGCCCACAAAACGATGGCCAGCAGAATGAACAGGGATTGCCAGACGTCCAGGTGCATCACGTCGAATGCCGACTTCCAGTACACGCGGGTCAGATAGAGCGACATGATGCGAACGAGATTGAGCACCATGAGCAGGATCGTTCCCAGGGCGGCCGCGGAGAGCCTCCGCAGCAGGGGTAAAGGCGAGGCCAGTACCGCCGAGACAAAAAGCGCCGATGGGTCGAGCGCATCGCAGCCCCGTTCCACCGACACCGCGCCTCCCCCCCGGTTCGACATCAACACGTTTCCCTTCACCGTGAGTGAATCGAATCCCACGAGTTGCAGCGTTCCGCCCGCCAGGCGTGCCGTCTGCTCCAGGTACCAGGGAAGGAAACCTTCCTTGACCGGCTCCGCCGCCGAAACGACGTAGTAACCGCCCATCAGGATTCCGAAAAGGACCAGGAAGCGCAGATCGCGCCCATGGGCGCGCATCCAGCGACGAGCGCCACGACCCCCGTTGGAGGCGGTCTCGCCCGCCGGAGAAGCCGAAGGCTGCTTTCGTCCCGAAGTTTTGTTGGACTTCGACATTTTGAACAGCGCGGGTGCAAGAAATGCCATTCCCACGCGCAAAACGAGATTGCTCTATCCTGCCCGGAGGCGTACCTGCCCCAGCCCGGGTGACCGTTCACCCATCCTAGCCCCACGCCCCGCGAAAGGGAAACGCTGCACGGGCATTCAACGCGCGCCCGAATCCAGCGCAAAAAAACCGCCGCCCTCGAACCTCTTCTGGGACCGAGGACGGCGGCCAGGTCAGATAAATCAGATGCCCGCTGTGAGATACCCCCGGTGTCCCTCGACTTCGGGCCGGAGGATAAAGGAACTGGAAATGTCCGGACGGAGCGGGAAGAATCCCGCTCCGCACCGGACCTTCCTTTCGATCGTTAGCTGTGCGCCGCACGCCGGCCGAAGTACACCTTGCCGGCCGCAAGCAGCAACAGCGCCAGGATCACGACACCCCATTCCGAGACCGTCGGGATCTGGCCGATGCAACCCGGAGCAAACACCGCGTCATCCGCGCCGTTGCACACGTCGTTGCAGTTCACGACGCCGTCGCCGTCATCGTCACCCAACGCGCCCTGGGCACCGTCATTGGAACCCGGGCACTGATCGCAGCCGTCCGGAACGCCGTCGCCGTCCGCATCCAAGGCGTCATTGAAGCCCGGGCACAGATCGCAGGCGTTACCGTTGCCATCGCCGTCGCTGTCCGCTTGCGCCGGATTCGCGACCGTCGGGCAGTTGTCGCAGGCCGTGCCCACGCCGTCGCCGTCGCCATCCGCCTGGCTCTGGTTCGCGACCGTCGGGCAGTTGTCACAGGCATCGCCCAGCGTATCCATATCGCTGTTGGCCTGGTTCGGGTTGGACACCGCCGGACAGTTGTCGCAGGCATCGCCCAGACCGTCGCCGTCGCCGTCCGCCTGAGACGGATTCGCGACCATGTCGCAGTTGTCACTGCAATCCGCGACGCCGTCGCCGTCCGAATCGGTGTCCGCGACACCGCAACCGCACTGACCCGGCTCGGTCTTGTTCGGATCGTTCGGGCAGCCGTCACATGGATCGGGGCTGCCGTCGCCGTCCGCGTCACCCTGGTCATCGCACAGATTCGGAGTCGTATACGAGTCGTCACCCAGATACGTGCCGCCCAGCCCCGTGCACTCCGCCTCTTCGACGTTCACGCAGCTCGCATCCGCCAGGCAGCAGGCCCCCAACGGAACCGTGCAGATCTCGGCGTTGGCGATACCCGCGCCGGTCGTGCTGCTGCTGTAGAGGTTGCCGTCGATGAAGTACACGCGAACGCCGAACAGCGGCGAAGCGTCCCATCCGTTGCCGATCAGCGGATCGGCAATACCATTGAGCGAAATGCCGAAACGATTCTCCGGCGTGCTCGCCGCGAAATCGTACGTCACCATGATCCAGCCCAGCGGAATCCCGATGCTGAACGGATCCATCGGAACGTTCACGCCCGTCGGCAGACCGCCGTTCGGCTCGCACACCAGGTGATCCGCCGGCGTGCCGCCCACTGCGATCAGACCCGACAGGTTGTCGCACTCCGTACCCACCACCGGCGCCAGCGGCAGACCCGTACCGTCAAACTCCCAGATCGCCGTATCGACGTAGTACGGATTCCCCACCGCGCTGCCCGGAACGGCCGTATTCACGCGGCCCACGACGTCGATCCCGTAGCTGATCAGTTGCAGGCCCGCACCCGGACGCAGACCGAAGTCATCGGCCACGTTCGTCAGACCCGAAGAACCCGGCAGGAAGAACCCGCCGCTGCCATTCTGGTGCCAGTTAATGCACGCGATGCACGTATCCGTCGTCTCATCGCACGCATACGTCGCACCGCAGGGGTTTCCACCCGGCGCCGGCGCACAGAACGACCCGCAAGGATCGCTCACGCAAACTTCCGCGCCGTTGCAGAAAACGCCGTCGTCACAATCGGCATCCGTCACGCAGCCCGCCGGCGGCGGAAGCAGGGTGAACTCCACCGTGTCCGCACCCTCGCTGCTGTACCCACCGACCGCCAGCCAGTAATCCGTACCCGCCGTCAGGCACGCCGATAGCGTGGCATTCCAAGGGGAACTGCAAGCATTGCAGCTATCATCGTCCGCCGCGATGCACGTGCCGCCGCCGCACGCCGTACGAACCATCAGCTCGTTATCATGCGTGCCGCCGCAGGCCGCGATCTGCCAGATACCGGTCTGATTGACCTGGAACTTCGCGACCGCGTCGGGTCCACCAAGGGCGCCCGAGAGACCAAAGCACGGCGTTGCCGGGCAACCCGCGGTGTAGTCCTCAATCCCGTAGCCCGTCGTGTCATAGTCCGCCGTGAAACCGTTCGACACCACGCCGAGGTCCGCACCGTCCGCGCAGGTGTCGCCGAACACGTTCACCACCGCCGGCGGAACGTGACCCGTCGGCGTCTTGTCCCCGGCCACGTTGGCCTTCGCATCAAAATTCGGCGGCGTCGTCAGGTTCTGCGCAAACGCCGGAACCGCGATCATCGCCACCGCCAAAACAACCAGTATTCGAGATACCTTCATTTCCATACCTCCACACGTACTCGGAAGAGAAAGAACGCCTCCCCCTTCCCAACCTCCGAC is from Phycisphaerae bacterium and encodes:
- a CDS encoding sulfatase-like hydrolase/transferase — its product is MSASKRKQKATSGASKSGGNAGKGSPRTGGRVALVVLLVAAAAAVWASLALIRSDSSGVPAGLHAGSAKGFDVLLVTLDTTRADHIGCYGYAGARTPTLDRLAAEGIWFDDAISPVPLTLPAHASILTGLNPTSHGVRSNGAYRLDDSFTTLSERFQDAGYDTAGFVSAFVLDGRFGLAQGMALFDAKVETPGVAFGGLDSRRPASEVTDAALAWMKRRDNDRPYFLWVHYYDPHDPYVPPEPYATQFAGRPYDGEIAYMDAQLGRIMEAIRQSPRSDRTLVVVVGDHGESLNEHDEFSHGRTLYEATQRVPLIVWSGGATGGAVVDKFSVGLVDIFPTVVELAGLEPVESLDGRSLLSIEGDPERMIYMETLETYLENGWAPLYALRRHDDKYIHAPKPEYYDLRADPHELNNLFPQLTPAQQEEVGKLAQALAEQVRNSPSAQEVAETALELDPESIDRLRSLGYFGRDPGERPAMDGELPNPRDMLPTYRLVQEAERLADEGRMDEALSKARRAVELSPNDRQALYRLGLICAWTQRFDEAEESFRKCNAIREDSNVYTLLGQIAMLKGRLAEAEELIKKAIEVDPKHGGGYIAMGDLRAMTGKADEARAYYNQALEVDPYRAHNVVADRLEKLEQVSRRSPNGAAGGTR
- a CDS encoding archaeosortase/exosortase family protein; protein product: MSKSNKTSGRKQPSASPAGETASNGGRGARRWMRAHGRDLRFLVLFGILMGGYYVVSAAEPVKEGFLPWYLEQTARLAGGTLQLVGFDSLTVKGNVLMSNRGGGAVSVERGCDALDPSALFVSAVLASPLPLLRRLSAAALGTILLMVLNLVRIMSLYLTRVYWKSAFDVMHLDVWQSLFILLAIVLWAGWAAWEARRRSALATAHAQT
- a CDS encoding thrombospondin type 3 repeat-containing protein: MKVSRILVVLAVAMIAVPAFAQNLTTPPNFDAKANVAGDKTPTGHVPPAVVNVFGDTCADGADLGVVSNGFTADYDTTGYGIEDYTAGCPATPCFGLSGALGGPDAVAKFQVNQTGIWQIAACGGTHDNELMVRTACGGGTCIAADDDSCNACSSPWNATLSACLTAGTDYWLAVGGYSSEGADTVEFTLLPPPAGCVTDADCDDGVFCNGAEVCVSDPCGSFCAPAPGGNPCGATYACDETTDTCIACINWHQNGSGGFFLPGSSGLTNVADDFGLRPGAGLQLISYGIDVVGRVNTAVPGSAVGNPYYVDTAIWEFDGTGLPLAPVVGTECDNLSGLIAVGGTPADHLVCEPNGGLPTGVNVPMDPFSIGIPLGWIMVTYDFAASTPENRFGISLNGIADPLIGNGWDASPLFGVRVYFIDGNLYSSSTTGAGIANAEICTVPLGACCLADASCVNVEEAECTGLGGTYLGDDSYTTPNLCDDQGDADGDGSPDPCDGCPNDPNKTEPGQCGCGVADTDSDGDGVADCSDNCDMVANPSQADGDGDGLGDACDNCPAVSNPNQANSDMDTLGDACDNCPTVANQSQADGDGDGVGTACDNCPTVANPAQADSDGDGNGNACDLCPGFNDALDADGDGVPDGCDQCPGSNDGAQGALGDDDGDGVVNCNDVCNGADDAVFAPGCIGQIPTVSEWGVVILALLLLAAGKVYFGRRAAHS